The Spirulina subsalsa PCC 9445 region ATCATTTTCGATGCAAAAAGATCAATCTCTGGAGCAAAAACGTTACACTTGTTCATAAACGAGCGAGAAGAGAGGTTAGATAGAACACCCTGCCCTCTCTTCTCGCCTGCACGAATCACCTTATAACCCAACTTTTACCGGGCTGCGGTTGGGACGAACTTCAAACCCAACGGGTTGAAACAAGGAACGTCCGGTCATCTCGGGGGGTTGGGGGAGTTGCAAAATTTCCAAGATGGTGGGGGCGATGTCGCACAAGCGGCCATCATCTCGTAACTGGACTTCGGTGCCGTGACCGGGGATTTTCAGTTTTTCCCCTTCGACTAAAATTAAGGGGACGGGGTTGGTGGTGTGGGCAGTCCAAGGTTTATGATCCTCGGTCCACATATACTCGGCATTGCCATGATCGGCGGTAATTAGCACGGTGCCGCCCATTTTGCTGATGGAGGCTAATAACTGCCCTAAACACCGATCGACCGTTTCAATGGCTTGGATGGCGGCCTCTATGTTCCCGGTATGGCCGACCATATCGGGGTTAGCATAGTTCATGATCACCAGATGATAAATCCCCTTCTCAATGGCCCCACAGGCTAAGTCGGTGACTTTTTGGGCGGACATGGCGGGTTCTTGATCATAGGTGGGAACCCGAGGACTGGGGATTAATTCCCGATCTTCGCCCGGAAAAGGTTGCTCTAAACCGCCATTAAAAAAGTAGGTGACATGGGGGTACTTTTCGGTTTCGGCGGTGCGGAGTTGTCGCATTCCCTGGGCGGCAATGACTTCCCCGAGGATGTTTTTCAGGTTTTGGGGTTCAAAGGCGACGGGGACGGGGAGGGTGGCATCGTATTGAGTGAAGGTGGCAAAGAAGAGGGGATCAAGGCGATCGCGATCAAAGCCATCAAAATCCTCAGAAACAAAAGCCGTCGTTAATTGTCGGGAGCGGTCGGGGCGGAAATTAAAGAAAATCACCCCATCCCCGGCTTCCACAGCCCCGGAAGTAATGCGAGTGGGGGGGATAAACTCATCGGTGATCTCCTGATCATAGTAGCTTTGGATCACCTCTACGGCCGTCCGCCCATCCCCTGTCCCATCTTGGGTTAGGGTGTCGTAGGCCTTTTCGGTACGGTCCCAACGGCGATCGCGATCCATGGCATAATAACGCCCGATCATCGTAGCAATGCGACCGACCCCTATTTTGTTAATATGCGCTTGGACCTGACGTAGCGAGTTAATCCCCTCAGTGGTTTTCGTGTCTCGACCATCCATAAAGGCATGAACACAGACCTCTTTTAACCCTTGGGACTTCGCCAAGTCCAGTAAACCCAATAAATGGGACAGGTGGGAGTGAACCCCCCCTTCTGAACAGAGTCCAAATAGATGTAACTTTCCCCCAGTAGAACGGACTTGTTGGCAAATTTCCACAAGCACTGGATTTTGGAGCAGGGTTCCATCCTCTACTGCATCAGAAATCCGCACTAACTCTTGCGGCACGACTCGTCCTGCGCCTAAATTCAGATGACCCACTTCAGAGTTCCCCATTTGACCTTCGGGTAAACCTACATCCTTGCCTGAAGTGCGAATGAGAGTTCTGGGATACGCTTCCCATAAACTATCCATAACAGGGGTTTTTGCTTCACGGATTGCATTCCCATCCTGACTTTCTCGATAACCCCAGCCATCTAAGATGACTAGCACCGCAGGAGATACTGGTGCTTGTGTCATAGTTGTTACCTTAATATTCATCTCTTACCGACATGATAATACCATGACCTCGGAAAGCGGTTGAAGTTTAAGTAAAGATTTAAGCTACCCCCCACAGAGCAGAGAGGAAAGGGACAAGTGAACAGCCGAAAAAGCTTAATCCGTTGAGTGGTAAAACTTCATTTCTTGCCCTATTTCCTCCCTCATCCTCTGTCGTAAAGACCAAGGGAGTAAGACCTCACAAAAGGGGCGCCAAGCGCGTAAACGCTGGATAACATTGATATCTCCTGCACGATACCAAGCGCAATAGTAGGCATCTTGGGGAGAACGTTGGTCTAGAATTAACCTTAAAGCGACCTGTTGTTCTGGGTTTAATTCTTGCTGGATCAGTATTTTTACTTGCTCCCATTCCACGGGTTTAAACGTGGGGTGACGATGGGTTTGTTGGACATAACGATCATGAAAATCTCGTTCAAAACGCAACAGTAACCGGGTTTTTTGGGCATAAAAATCAAATCCCCAAGCTTCATCAAGGGCTTGAGTAATAATATCCGGTGTGGGGAGAGTTTGACCTTGCCAAGCTTGGGCAAGACTAGGGGGAATCCGTTCATCCTGCCAAGTTACCGCTTGGATTTCTAGCACCCGATCTAAGCGGTAATTATAGAAGGAGTCCTGCAAGTCTGGAGACTGGCCATAGGTGCAAAGATAAACAGCACGACGGACATAATACAGACTAAGGGGGTAAACAATGGGCTGTACTATCTCATTTTGTCGCGCACTTTTGTAGGTGAGAATCAGGGGCGGAATGGGGTCTTTTAACCAGATTTCTCTCAGGGTATAGTGCCAGTCTTCCACCCGGTCTAATTGCTGTTTAGGTACGATATAGTCTACATCGAGAACGAAACGGGGATAGTGATTGAGAGGTGTTTTGAAGGTATCGGCGATCGCACCTAAATCAATATTCAACAAAGGTAAACGGCTAGAATCTTCCTCAGATAAGGGATACAGGGGAAACTCCGTCACCCGATGATAGGCAAAATTATAGTATTCTACCCATCCCAACTCCCTGAGAATCTGTAAGTCTCCCTGTAAGGAACGACGAGTTAAGGCAAATAAGCGCCGTTGTAATAGTTTATCCAATTCTGGGGTTGGGATAGGCGTATGCTGTTGTAAAGACTCTCGCCAAATTTGTTCGGAGTAGTGAGACTCAGAAAATAACCATTGTGCAGTGGTTTTTAGGCAAGCACAACAGTCATCATGAGCGGTGGGAACGATATCCCCAGTGGGATGAGTTGGCGAAAAAAAAGCCTTTCGCCAATCGGCTAAGGTAAAAGCCGAGGGTAATTCTAGTTTAACATTTTCTTCGCCATATAAGGTCTTGAGCCACACCCATAAACGAATGGCACGCAGCAAATTTTGCTTTAAAGACCCTCGGGCTAACCATTGTAGCAGTTCAATTTTAGGATCTAAGTTGAAGTTCGATAGAGAAGTCATCACGGCTGAGACTATTGAGGTTCTCTGTTTATTGTACTGGGAAGGGGATCAAACCTTGGAAATGACTCTAGAACTCTAGTTTTGAAAATTTACATTTTTTATTACACACGATTCAATACACTAACCGTTGTGTAAAGAAAAAACAAGGCGTTGAAGACTCAGATAAACTTTTATGAAAAATTTTGTTAATGGACAATCAAAACAGAAATAATAGGATAAGGCAATAAAACTAGAAGATTGACAGAAACAATGAAAATTAAACAGATTCTACCCATGAGTTTAAGCATCATAGGAATCTTAGTTCTAGCCAGTAGCTTATTAACTCAGAAAGTGAATTCAATGCTAGATGAAACCAATTTCTGGGTTGAGCATACTTATCAAGTGAAAGCGGAGTTAAAGCAACTTGAAAAGATATTAGTGGATGCTGAAACAGGACAGCGCGGCTATATCTATTCTGGAGATCCTACTTTTTTAAGACCTTATAACAACACGGTTAGCGTAATAGACGATCAGATTAAATTGTTATTCAACAAAGTCGCCGATACTCCAACTCAAATTGATAATTTACGAAATCTCAAGGTGTTATCTGACCAAAAAATGGAAGACTTGAAAGCCACAATTGAGTTAAAAAAATCTGGTCAAGAGGAAATATTGAAGCAATGGGTAACATCTGGTCGAGGAATGCAAATCATGGATCAAGTTCGCGAACAAATTGATATCATGTTTGTTGAACAAAACAATCTTTTAGAACAAAGAAAAGATTCTGTTGAGCGAGTAAAAAATATTCATTTATGGATCAATTGGGGTGGCTTTGCTATAATTATTTTACTCAGCTTAACAACTTATGTTATTGTACATAATATTGTTTTGATTCCAGTCCAGTCTATTGTTAAAGCCATTAACAAATCCACTCAAGAAATTATGGTTACAGTGCAGAATCATGAAACCCAAATTTCTGCACAAGCTGGGGCTGTAAATCAAACTACAGCAACAATGGATGAACTGGGAACATCTTTTCAAAATGCCTTTGCTCAAGTCGCGAATAGTTCTCAGTCTGCTACCCAAGCTTTAGCCACTTCAGAGAATGGCAATCAAACGGTTCAGGAAACCCTAGCGGGAATGCACAATTTAAGTGGTCGCATGAATGGTATTTCTGAACAGATTAATTTATTAGCAAATCAAGCGGGTCAAATCGGTACAATTGCGGGTTTAGTGGGAACTTTAGCCAATCAAACCAATATGTTAGCGTTAAACTCTGCGGTGGAAGCGGTGAGAGCAGGCGAACATGGTAAAGGCTTTACTGTTGTGTCGGCAGAAATTCGCAAACTGGCAGAACAAAGTAAACAATCCGCCGATAAAATTAATACATTAGTGGGAGATATTAACCAAGCCATTCATCAAACGGTGTTTAGTAGTGAAAATGGTAAAATGGCTGTGGCTGAAAGTGTAGTTATTGTGGGCAAAACAGCTTCCGCGTTTGAGGGAATTAATGATGCTATTGCTAATGTAGTTGACAATAGCCAACAGGTGACAGTGAATATTCAACAGCAGAATGTGGCAATTCAGCAAGTTGTGGAAGCGATGAACTCAATTAAAGAGACTTCTTATTCCATTGTGGCTGGAATTACCCAAACGAAATCTGAGGTAGATCGTCTGAAAGAAATTGCGGTTCAATTACAACAAATGATCTAGGATTTTTCTTGAAGTTAAAAATAGGTCTAGGGTGCATCAAATTAGAGTCATATTAACTCTATGTATGAATATTTTTTACAAAACCTTGACGTAGTTAGTCAAATAATATTAGTTTTTTGACAATATTTTAGTGGGTACTGAAAAAGTCATGATTGTTACTTGTGTTTATGTCTGGGTTAAGCCGGAAAATGTAGAGGATTTTATTCAAGCCACGAAGATCAATCACGAAAACTCGATTCAAGAACCCGAGAATAGACGTTTTGATATTTTGCAAGATCCCCAAGATCCAACGGCGTTTATATTGTATGAAGCCTATGCCAGTGAAGCGGGTGCGGTGGCTCATAAACAAACGGAACATTATTTAACGTGGCGGAAAACAGTAGAACCTTGGATGGCGAAGGCGCGTCAAGGGATTCCCTATACAGTGATTGCACCTTAAACCGATGATGAATCCTTTTAATTTTGCTAAAGTTCCTCCCCTCTATTTGGGACAGGGGAAACTGCAATTGTTGCCCCAGTTGATGCAGTCTTATGGCAGGGGGGAATCCTTGCGGGTGTTGTGGGTGACAGGGAAAAGTTCTCTGCAAAAATCGGGTCAGGAGGCAAGAGTTGAAAGCTTGTTGGGGCAAGGAGGGGAGGTGGTGGGGCGGGTGTTTTGTGAACAAGAACCCACCACCGAATGGATTGATCACTGCTGCGAAACCTACCGCCCCCAACAGATTAATCTTGTCGTCGGCATTGGGGGAGGGAGTGTGATTGATGCGGGAAAAGCCATTTCTGCTATGTTGCCCCATGAGAATTCAATTTTTGATCATCTTGAAGGGGTGGGCAAGGGCATCCCCCACAGTGGGATAAAAGTCCCCTATCTCGCCATTCCCACCACCTCCGGCACAGGGAGCGAGGCGACGAAAAACGCCGTGATTAGTCAGGTTGGCCCCCAAGGGTATAAGAAATCCTTGCGTCACGATCATTTGATTCCCGATGGGGTGATTATTGATGGGGATTTGTTGACCTCCTGCCCACCTGAAATTACGGCCTCTTGTGGGATGGATGCCTTTACCCAACTCTTGGAACCCTATCTTTCCCCTACCGCTTCCCCCCTCAGTGATGTTTTGGCCTGGAGTGGTCTTAAAATCATCTCCCGTAACCTCCTCAAGGCTTGTGGAGAGGGCGCCCAAGATCCCCAAGTGCGGGAAAGCATGGCCTATGCTTCCTTTCTCTCTGGTGTCGCCTTGGCGAATGCTGGATTGGGGATTGTTCACGCCCTCGCCTCTCCCCTCGGTGGGTATTTCCCCATTCCCCACGGTGTCATCTGTGGCACTTTGATGGCGGCGGCGGTACGGGTGAACTGGCAAGCTCTGCAAAACCGGGATCCCCATCATCCGGCGGTGGGGAAAATGGTCCAATTGGGGCAGTGGATGAGTCAGGAGGAGGGCAAATCTCCGGGCTATTACGGTGATTTTTTAGTGCAAGAATTAGAAAACTGGACAGAACAGTTAAAAATCCCCCGTTTAGGTGAATATGGTGTCACAGAAGGGGATTTAGGGCGAATTTTAGCCCAAACCACTAACCGCAATAATCCCATTGCCCTAAATTTTGGAGAAATTCAGGAATTGTTACAAGCGCGCTTGTAGATCCAAGAGGTTTGGGGAGACTTCACCCCCTGTAAGTTCCCCAAACCCTTTTGCCGTCTAGCATTAAGGTAATTCGGGAAACAATGTTAGAAAAAAGTTATTAAAAAATGTTGCCGATACTTGATTTACTTGCTAAAGTGTGCATAGAACAAAATTCTGGTTAACCTTTCCGACAGAAGGCTGCGCCAACACATTAAGGAGGTATGTTCAAAATGTTCCTTTCCTTCGTTATCACTTACGGGTTTCTCTTCTGAGTTCGACTGTTCTGAACCTAGAGCAGTTTTGAACCCAACCCCGTATTTACTCAGGATGTCCGAACAAGACCTGAATATACGGCCGAGTGGCACTGCTGCCGTGAGGGATTACTCGGTTCGCTAAACACTATCCTTTACCCAACACGAGAACCGGATTCCCTTTCAACGCAGCCATCACATAGGTTCTGATAACCTCTTGACCTAGTTTTTTCAACTGGGGAGTAATGGTGTGCCATTACGCCAACCAGAGGCATACAGAACGCATTAATTGGAGGTTTTCCACCATGAAACATTTGCAGAATAAAGTCGCTCTCATCACGGGGGCATCTCGGGGTATTGGGCGCGCTATTGCCCTTGAACTGGCACGTTGCGGGGTAAAACGTATCTTGTTAGTTGCCCGTAGTCGTCAAAAATTAACCGAAGTCGCCCAAGAAATCGAGGCTTTGGGCGTGGAGGCCATGACCTTGGCTTTGGATCTCACGGAAACTCAGGCCGTGGACATTGCCATTGCGCGGGCTTGGCGCAACTATGGACCGATTCATATCTTGATTAACTGTGCTGGTGTGGCCTATCAACAGTCCTTTTTGCGATCGCAACCCTCCCAAGTCCAGGCCGAATTTTCCCTCAACGTTTTGGGAACCTATTCCCTCACCCGTCTAATTGCCCGACGGATGGCCGCCTACCGTGAGGGAACTATCGTCAACGTATCCAGCTTGATGGGGAAAGTGGCCGCCCCCACCATGTCCACCTATTCCGCCAGTAAATTCGCCCTGCTGGGTTTAACCCAGGCCCTACGCCAAGAACTCGCCCCCTATAATATTCGGGTGATGGCGCTCTTGCCCTCCCTGACTGACACCGATATGGTGCGAGGAATGAAGTTATTCCGGGGACTCTCGCCCATGACACCGGAACAAGTGGCTAAAGGCTTAGTGAAAGGATTGCGCCAAAACCGCGCCGAGATTGTAGTGGGGTGGCAAAGTCATCTGGCCCTTCTCTGTCAACGCTTTGCCCCTTGGGTTTTGGAGGGGGTGTTAAAAGTCAGCGCCCCTCCCCTGTTCCCCCAACGGCCTCCTGTGGCAGAATTGCCCTCTAGTTCCGTGTAATCTCCATGAATTAACCCCATTCCCCCCCAAAACTCGCTAGGATAGAAGATCGGAAACTCGTCTGTTCCGACTCAATTTTTTCTGGGTATTCTTGTGATGTCTCTTCCTATTGTTGCTGTGATTGGCCGCCCGAATGTAGGGAAATCTACCTTAGTCAATCGCTTGGCTATTAGTCGTAACGCCATTGTCCATGATGAACCGGGGATTACCCGCGATCGCACTTATCAGCCCGCCTTCTGGCAAGATCGGGATTTTCTGGTTGTGGATACCGGGGGGTTAGTCTTTGATGATGATACGGAATTTTTGCCCCTGATTCGGGAACAGGCGATCGCTGCACTCC contains the following coding sequences:
- the gpmI gene encoding 2,3-bisphosphoglycerate-independent phosphoglycerate mutase; this encodes MTQAPVSPAVLVILDGWGYRESQDGNAIREAKTPVMDSLWEAYPRTLIRTSGKDVGLPEGQMGNSEVGHLNLGAGRVVPQELVRISDAVEDGTLLQNPVLVEICQQVRSTGGKLHLFGLCSEGGVHSHLSHLLGLLDLAKSQGLKEVCVHAFMDGRDTKTTEGINSLRQVQAHINKIGVGRIATMIGRYYAMDRDRRWDRTEKAYDTLTQDGTGDGRTAVEVIQSYYDQEITDEFIPPTRITSGAVEAGDGVIFFNFRPDRSRQLTTAFVSEDFDGFDRDRLDPLFFATFTQYDATLPVPVAFEPQNLKNILGEVIAAQGMRQLRTAETEKYPHVTYFFNGGLEQPFPGEDRELIPSPRVPTYDQEPAMSAQKVTDLACGAIEKGIYHLVIMNYANPDMVGHTGNIEAAIQAIETVDRCLGQLLASISKMGGTVLITADHGNAEYMWTEDHKPWTAHTTNPVPLILVEGEKLKIPGHGTEVQLRDDGRLCDIAPTILEILQLPQPPEMTGRSLFQPVGFEVRPNRSPVKVGL
- a CDS encoding TIGR03985 family CRISPR-associated protein gives rise to the protein MTSLSNFNLDPKIELLQWLARGSLKQNLLRAIRLWVWLKTLYGEENVKLELPSAFTLADWRKAFFSPTHPTGDIVPTAHDDCCACLKTTAQWLFSESHYSEQIWRESLQQHTPIPTPELDKLLQRRLFALTRRSLQGDLQILRELGWVEYYNFAYHRVTEFPLYPLSEEDSSRLPLLNIDLGAIADTFKTPLNHYPRFVLDVDYIVPKQQLDRVEDWHYTLREIWLKDPIPPLILTYKSARQNEIVQPIVYPLSLYYVRRAVYLCTYGQSPDLQDSFYNYRLDRVLEIQAVTWQDERIPPSLAQAWQGQTLPTPDIITQALDEAWGFDFYAQKTRLLLRFERDFHDRYVQQTHRHPTFKPVEWEQVKILIQQELNPEQQVALRLILDQRSPQDAYYCAWYRAGDINVIQRLRAWRPFCEVLLPWSLRQRMREEIGQEMKFYHSTD
- a CDS encoding CHASE3 domain-containing protein; amino-acid sequence: MKIKQILPMSLSIIGILVLASSLLTQKVNSMLDETNFWVEHTYQVKAELKQLEKILVDAETGQRGYIYSGDPTFLRPYNNTVSVIDDQIKLLFNKVADTPTQIDNLRNLKVLSDQKMEDLKATIELKKSGQEEILKQWVTSGRGMQIMDQVREQIDIMFVEQNNLLEQRKDSVERVKNIHLWINWGGFAIIILLSLTTYVIVHNIVLIPVQSIVKAINKSTQEIMVTVQNHETQISAQAGAVNQTTATMDELGTSFQNAFAQVANSSQSATQALATSENGNQTVQETLAGMHNLSGRMNGISEQINLLANQAGQIGTIAGLVGTLANQTNMLALNSAVEAVRAGEHGKGFTVVSAEIRKLAEQSKQSADKINTLVGDINQAIHQTVFSSENGKMAVAESVVIVGKTASAFEGINDAIANVVDNSQQVTVNIQQQNVAIQQVVEAMNSIKETSYSIVAGITQTKSEVDRLKEIAVQLQQMI
- a CDS encoding antibiotic biosynthesis monooxygenase, with the protein product MIVTCVYVWVKPENVEDFIQATKINHENSIQEPENRRFDILQDPQDPTAFILYEAYASEAGAVAHKQTEHYLTWRKTVEPWMAKARQGIPYTVIAP
- a CDS encoding iron-containing alcohol dehydrogenase — protein: MMNPFNFAKVPPLYLGQGKLQLLPQLMQSYGRGESLRVLWVTGKSSLQKSGQEARVESLLGQGGEVVGRVFCEQEPTTEWIDHCCETYRPQQINLVVGIGGGSVIDAGKAISAMLPHENSIFDHLEGVGKGIPHSGIKVPYLAIPTTSGTGSEATKNAVISQVGPQGYKKSLRHDHLIPDGVIIDGDLLTSCPPEITASCGMDAFTQLLEPYLSPTASPLSDVLAWSGLKIISRNLLKACGEGAQDPQVRESMAYASFLSGVALANAGLGIVHALASPLGGYFPIPHGVICGTLMAAAVRVNWQALQNRDPHHPAVGKMVQLGQWMSQEEGKSPGYYGDFLVQELENWTEQLKIPRLGEYGVTEGDLGRILAQTTNRNNPIALNFGEIQELLQARL
- a CDS encoding SDR family NAD(P)-dependent oxidoreductase, encoding MKHLQNKVALITGASRGIGRAIALELARCGVKRILLVARSRQKLTEVAQEIEALGVEAMTLALDLTETQAVDIAIARAWRNYGPIHILINCAGVAYQQSFLRSQPSQVQAEFSLNVLGTYSLTRLIARRMAAYREGTIVNVSSLMGKVAAPTMSTYSASKFALLGLTQALRQELAPYNIRVMALLPSLTDTDMVRGMKLFRGLSPMTPEQVAKGLVKGLRQNRAEIVVGWQSHLALLCQRFAPWVLEGVLKVSAPPLFPQRPPVAELPSSSV